Within bacterium, the genomic segment TGCAAAAGGCGGAGATATTATTAAGAAAGAGTTAGAGCGCATTATCCCGCCCTTGTTCAAGGACGGTGGGTATATACCTGGTTGTGACCATGGAGTTCCTCATGATATTTCGTGGCAAAACTTTGTTTATTATTGCAGGCTGCTGGCTGAATATACAGGATGGTTGAAATAATCAACATCTGCTTCGCGATTCTTCTTTATTGAATTTTACTACAACTGGACTTTGTTATGAGAACTAAACTATTACAAAAGACTTATAGAATAGCCAGCTGGTGGTTAGTTTGGGAAGATTTAATATATCCTGATAAGGGAATTGAAGAGAAGATTACAAAAAAAGCTGAGAGATTCAAGGAATCTGGTTATAGAATTAGGGCTTGATATACTTGAAGAGATTCAACCTGATGCTGCAGGTATGGATACTGAAGAACTACATAATGAATTCTATGGTAAAATTGCTTTCTGCGGTAGTATAAGCACCCAACATCTATTACCATCTGTCACTGTTAATCAAGTTATAAAGGCAATAAACTTAAGAAAAGAACTGTTTGCTAAAGGCGGATTGATAATCGCTCCAGATCATAATATTCAGGTTGGCACACCAATAGAAAACATAATAGCAATGTATGAAACTATTGGAAGTTTAAGAATATAAAAATCTTCATGATTTTTCCAATATGTTATGGACTCATACATACGAACGTTCTGGTTATTCAGGAAGATCATACTATCGAACAGCCAGTACTCAGCCTTGTGTGGTAATTTTATCTATTTCTTTATCATATGCATGCAAGAATTTTAATCCATATTCATAAGTATCCTTTACTGAAGCAGGCCCTGACCATACGGCTTGAGCTACAATTTCTTCTGCGTAATCTTGCCCTGAAAACATAGGCTTGATTCTTATTGTTCCACCTTTTTCTATTCGAAATTTCCCTGCTATTTTTATGCCGCTTTTACTTATGTCCTTGCAATATGCGTGCACACTCATTTTTTTCTTGAGAGCCAGATTCAGGGGAAGTCGATAGGTAAGCTGTGTGCGGGGATGCTTTCTTCTTTCTCTTGATTTTATCATATTCACTCCTTTCTGTTGTTATGCCAAAACCTGTTTAGTAATTACAGCTAAACGCATTGTATTAGCTGTAATCTGCTGAATAAGTTTTTTGCATTGACCTATTTGTTCTTGGGTAGTTAGGAAACTATTAAACTGGGTTATTATTACATCAATTCCATTTTTGTACACTTCTTCATATCCTTCATCCACCATTCCACATACTGCGATAACTGATTTGCCGTATTTTTTGGCCAGTTTTGCAATCCCTATGGGTGTTTTCCCAAATATAGTCTGTCCATCAATCTTCCCTTCACCAGTTATCACCAGATCAACATCCTGAATATGTTTCTCAATACCACCTGCCTTAATAACCAGTTCTATACCACTTTTTAGGCGTGCGTCGAGAAAAGCAACCAGTCCGGCTCCTAATCCTCCAGCAGCTCCTGCCCCTGCTAGATTCTCCACTTTTACTCCAATATCTCTGCGAATTACGCTGGCAAAATGGGATAATGCTCTATCCAGGATGCGTACCTGTGTTTTTGTCGCTCCCTTTTGTGGGCCATATACATATGCTGCTCCCTTTGTGCCGCAAAGCTGGTTGTCAACATCGCATGCAACTTCAAAATCACAGGCTTTAATGCGCTTGTCCATAGAGCTAATATCTATTTTAAACAACTTTGATAAGCTGCCTCCACCAAATCCTATTTCCTTACCTGTCTTGTCAACTAGTTTCGCTCCTAAG encodes:
- a CDS encoding PilZ domain-containing protein, which encodes MIKSRERRKHPRTQLTYRLPLNLALKKKMSVHAYCKDISKSGIKIAGKFRIEKGGTIRIKPMFSGQDYAEEIVAQAVWSGPASVKDTYEYGLKFLHAYDKEIDKITTQG
- a CDS encoding glycerate kinase; this encodes MGKILIASDSFKGAASALEVCNAIENGIKQVCPEVETIKIPMADGGEGTVEGLIAATKGRFITKVVTNPLGEKVKAKFGILGDNKTAVIEMAEASGLPLVPPEKRNPMKTTTYGTGELIKYALEKGCKRFIIGIGGSATVDGGAGMAQALGAKLVDKTGKEIGFGGGSLSKLFKIDISSMDKRIKACDFEVACDVDNQLCGTKGAAYVYGPQKGATKTQVRILDRALSHFASVIRRDIGVKVENLAGAGAAGGLGAGLVAFLDARLKSGIELVIKAGGIEKHIQDVDLVITGEGKIDGQTIFGKTPIGIAKLAKKYGKSVIAVCGMVDEGYEEVYKNGIDVIITQFNSFLTTQEQIGQCKKLIQQITANTMRLAVITKQVLA